In the genome of Coraliomargarita algicola, one region contains:
- a CDS encoding glycosyltransferase family 4 protein, whose product MNVPRLLVIDDNPDFGGHQVMAAYAMAGIVASAQWEVLALLHPDNQKNRHRLEAIQSNHPDVRFQIDSAATRSRKFQALRRYAEGDTLRELLKQIDTYKPDLILVIQGNIEQGCSIFRLQGRLPCPLVSYIPVPHHHAEMGAKLGLFRDFTCRGLYAVPDGFITISKTLGDMLLRYGARGRIQIVENGIPLEPLTDLPTKASARAQFSLAQGAFIWGQIGRIEFKQKGQDCALDLFLRRHQEHPDEHLVFLGSGPDEEALQARAAEHANVHCLPWTNEPTALYAALDALLMPSRYEGVPLAMLEALACGLPVAATDRDGMCDWLPVAWRFPFRDIEGGLRAMEAIRQADSTQIESLKSRVRDGHSVAQFQAQFNQALSAWL is encoded by the coding sequence ATGAATGTGCCCCGCCTATTAGTCATCGACGATAACCCTGACTTCGGTGGGCACCAAGTGATGGCGGCCTATGCCATGGCTGGTATTGTCGCTTCAGCTCAATGGGAGGTGCTAGCTTTGCTGCATCCGGATAATCAGAAGAACCGTCATCGGCTGGAAGCCATTCAAAGCAATCACCCGGATGTTCGTTTCCAAATCGATAGCGCGGCTACGCGCAGTCGGAAATTTCAAGCGCTGCGTCGCTATGCCGAAGGCGATACCTTGCGCGAACTGTTAAAACAAATCGATACTTACAAGCCGGATCTTATTCTTGTGATACAGGGTAATATCGAACAGGGCTGTTCCATTTTTCGCTTACAGGGGCGCTTGCCTTGTCCCTTAGTCAGTTACATCCCGGTGCCACACCATCATGCTGAAATGGGCGCGAAATTAGGCTTATTCAGAGATTTTACCTGTCGTGGACTTTATGCCGTGCCTGATGGTTTTATTACAATTTCAAAAACTCTGGGTGACATGCTGCTCCGCTACGGAGCACGGGGACGTATTCAAATTGTGGAGAACGGCATTCCGTTGGAGCCATTGACTGATTTGCCGACCAAGGCCAGTGCCCGCGCACAATTTTCATTAGCTCAAGGTGCTTTTATCTGGGGCCAGATCGGGCGCATTGAATTCAAACAGAAGGGGCAAGATTGTGCCTTGGATTTATTCCTGCGACGTCATCAAGAGCATCCCGACGAGCACTTGGTTTTTCTCGGGAGTGGGCCCGACGAAGAGGCCTTGCAGGCTCGGGCCGCAGAGCATGCAAATGTTCATTGTCTGCCTTGGACCAATGAACCCACAGCACTTTATGCGGCTCTGGATGCGTTGTTAATGCCATCGCGTTACGAGGGCGTGCCGCTTGCGATGTTAGAAGCATTGGCCTGTGGGCTTCCTGTGGCGGCAACGGATCGTGATGGAATGTGTGATTGGTTACCCGTAGCATGGCGCTTCCCTTTTCGTGATATTGAGGGGGGACTGCGTGCGATGGAAGCCATTCGACAAGCCGATTCAACTCAGATAGAGTCTTTGAAATCACGTGTGCGTGATGGGCATAGTGTCGCCCAATTTCAAGCGCAGTTCAATCAAGCCTTGAGTGCCTGGCTATAA
- a CDS encoding sigma-54 interaction domain-containing protein — protein MSSNDSSPIQRFEQELPGARFAKLRKQLVRIAASDHSLLLTGPSGTGKSRLAKCMHECSPRSQGAFIEISCASIPAQLLESELFGYRKGAFSGAFKDKKGLFEMADGGTLFLDEIGEMPMELQPKLLLFLQNQSFFPVGSTEAVKVNVRLMSATNQELKAAMLAKQFRQDLYFRINVFEIELPALSDRREMIPVLAVKFLADAMGEEESFPQFSDVALDQLLKYDWPGNIRELRNVMLRVAALVDADETVLPEHLPLFENTRNATESTEAVNPWAGQTLAEIEREAVRLALIENHGKRAATAVQLGVSEKTIYNLIKRYQIEV, from the coding sequence ATGAGCTCAAACGATTCTAGTCCCATACAACGCTTTGAACAAGAATTACCGGGTGCTCGCTTTGCTAAGTTGCGCAAGCAATTAGTACGTATTGCTGCGAGTGATCATTCGCTCTTATTGACTGGCCCTTCAGGCACTGGTAAAAGTCGTTTAGCAAAATGCATGCATGAGTGCAGTCCTCGTAGTCAAGGTGCTTTTATTGAAATCAGCTGCGCCAGCATCCCCGCTCAACTCTTGGAGTCAGAACTCTTTGGATATCGAAAAGGAGCTTTCTCGGGGGCTTTTAAAGACAAAAAGGGTCTCTTTGAGATGGCCGATGGAGGTACGCTGTTTCTGGATGAAATCGGTGAAATGCCGATGGAGCTACAGCCGAAGCTTTTACTGTTCTTGCAAAATCAGAGTTTTTTTCCCGTCGGAAGCACTGAAGCGGTTAAGGTGAACGTGCGCTTGATGTCGGCTACCAATCAGGAGTTGAAGGCAGCAATGCTGGCGAAGCAATTTCGCCAAGATTTATATTTCCGTATAAATGTATTTGAAATTGAACTTCCCGCGTTAAGTGACCGTAGAGAAATGATTCCCGTGCTTGCTGTTAAATTTTTGGCGGACGCTATGGGAGAAGAGGAGAGCTTTCCTCAGTTTTCGGATGTGGCGTTAGACCAATTGCTCAAGTATGATTGGCCCGGGAATATACGAGAGTTGCGCAATGTCATGCTACGAGTGGCCGCGTTGGTCGATGCGGATGAGACGGTTCTACCTGAGCATCTACCTCTTTTTGAGAACACGCGTAATGCTACCGAGAGCACTGAGGCTGTAAACCCCTGGGCCGGGCAAACCCTGGCGGAGATTGAACGTGAGGCGGTGCGCCTTGCTTTGATTGAGAATCACGGTAAGCGTGCCGCCACTGCCGTGCAGTTGGGTGTGAGCGAAAAAACGATTTATAATTTAATCAAACGCTATCAAATAGAAGTATGA
- a CDS encoding exosortase-associated EpsI family protein gives MRQKQVILLFSALLLLIFTAGYMRSLELEDASVRMAAFPLSGPGFTARSVPLTDFESDILGAADGYKWIYSWKGLRYAITILDGTHNRQAVHDPRYCFRGAGWDIVDDQVISYAGGSARQLKLTRQGGSSEALFFYSNGEIVFDAPLEYWLRATLRRWLRQYGGAEPVLVMIQPLNPGVGIDRALNEFLPMLPIP, from the coding sequence ATGCGTCAAAAACAAGTCATACTTCTATTTAGTGCTCTGCTTTTGCTGATTTTCACGGCTGGCTATATGCGTAGCTTGGAATTGGAGGATGCCTCTGTACGAATGGCTGCATTTCCACTATCTGGTCCCGGTTTTACGGCTCGCAGTGTTCCATTGACGGATTTTGAATCGGACATACTGGGAGCAGCCGATGGCTACAAATGGATCTATAGCTGGAAGGGCTTGCGCTATGCCATTACTATTCTCGATGGAACCCATAATCGACAAGCGGTACACGATCCCCGCTATTGTTTTCGCGGGGCAGGGTGGGATATTGTAGATGATCAGGTAATTTCCTATGCAGGAGGCAGTGCGCGTCAGCTCAAACTGACACGACAAGGGGGCAGTAGTGAGGCCTTGTTCTTCTATTCCAACGGTGAAATTGTTTTCGACGCCCCCTTGGAATATTGGTTGCGAGCCACACTCCGGCGCTGGCTTCGTCAATATGGCGGAGCGGAGCCCGTATTGGTCATGATCCAGCCTCTGAACCCAGGGGTCGGTATTGATCGTGCCCTTAATGAATTTCTCCCAATGCTTCCTATACCATGA